The following coding sequences lie in one Crassostrea angulata isolate pt1a10 chromosome 10, ASM2561291v2, whole genome shotgun sequence genomic window:
- the LOC128168211 gene encoding neuronal acetylcholine receptor subunit alpha-10-like: MERCGQTVGFFTGPLFICLFLAGFSILPLLAIDSEKHDFPFVSKEKQLIKFLLDRYAQYGRIGRPVINTSEIITVKFGLSLIQILKVDEKNQVLETNVWETFTWKDMLLTWNPNEHEGITKVRVPSDQVWIPDLKLYNFADPRLKEQRETLVVVEYDGAVMWMPQAILRSNCPFSTTYFPFDAQMCRLKFGSWTYDGTQLDLEFFQDAQMMSLANYLSATEWDIVDNFANKTEFFYDCCPNQPYPDLTFYIKIKRKVAFYTFILILPCALLSLLTLVIFWVPPESPAKLVLGMNVFVAFFVLLLLLAESTPKAAESVPLIGTYFCLSMIMITLSTILAVIVTNMFFRGVRINRAPAWLRKLMIDIFARIFCIRDKIVEDQQMESSQKVVCSQVRLLNDGKEEQTFRLPKPPSMQNTGLTQHQQQNSGLQHVFEQNNCNTSPDSNDNDRFTILKSSLAADLRKIREIMEFYKDKKEKAEKKEKYLREWRVICCVTDRLFFVLYLFVNISMIIVIFYGIN, translated from the exons GTTTCTCAATCTTGCCACTGCTGGCGATAGACAGCGAAAAGCACGACTTTCCTTTCGTGTCTAAAGAGAAACAACTCATCAAGTTTCTCCTGGACCGCTATGCCCAGTATGGCCGGATTGGTAGACCCGTCATCAACACGTCCGAAATCATTACGGTCAAGTTTGGCTTGTCTTTGATCCAAATTCTGAAAGTCGACGAGAAGAATCAAGTTTTAGAGACCAATGTCTGGGAAACCTTT ACGTGGAAAGATATGCTATTGACGTGGAACCCGAATGAACATGAAGGCATCACAAAGGTTCGCGTTCCATCTGATCAAGTCTGGATTCCAGATTTAAAACTCTATAATTT cGCTGACCCTCGATTGAAAGAACAACGAGAGACTCTGGTGGTAGTGGAATATGATGGTGCCGTGATGTGGATGCCGCAAGCCATACTGCGCAGCAACTGTCCCTTCAGCACGACGTACTTCCCTTTTGATGCGCAGATGTGTAGACTTAAGTTTGGTTCATGGACTTATGACGGAACTCAGCTGGATTTGGAGTTCTTTCAGGACGCCCAAATGATGTCCCTAGCAAATTATCTCAGTGCCACGGAATGGGATATCGTAGACAATTTTGCCAATAAAACGGAGTTTTTCTACGACTGTTGTCCAAATCAACCGTACCCTGATCTTACATTCTacatcaaaattaaaagaaaagtcgctttttatactttcattttgattttgccTTGTGCTTTACTGTCTCTTCTGACGTTAGTGATATTTTGGGTACCACCAGAATCGCCAGCCAAATTAGTTCTTG GAATGAATGTCTTTGTCGCATTCTTCGTCCTTCTATTACTACTAGCCGAATCAACTCCAAAAGCTGCTGAAAGTGTTCCATTGATAg GAACTTACTTCTGTCTGAGCATGATAATGATTACACTTTCTACAATTTTGGCTGTCATCGTAACAAACATGTTCTTCCGAGGTGTTCGAATTAATCGGGCACCTGCTTGGCTTCGTAAA TTAATGATAGACATTTTTGCCCGGATATTTTGTATTCGGGACAAAATTGTCGAGGACCAGCAAATGGAGTCGTCACAGAAAGTCGTGTGCTCACAGGTCCGCCTTCTCAACGACGGGAAAGAGGAACAAACATTCAGGCTCCCCAAACCCCCCTCTATGCAAAACACGGGACTCACGCAGCATCAGCAGCAGAACTCGGGCTTGCAGCACGTGTTCGAGCAGAACAATTGCAACACGTCTCCGGATAGCAACGACAATGACAGATTCACCATACTCAAATCCAGTCTGGCGGCCGACTTGCGCAAAATCCGCGAAATTATGGAATTCTATAAGGACAAAAAAGAGAAAGCagagaaaaaggaaaaatatttgcgAGAATGGCGAGTTATTTGCTGTGTTACCGATCGtctcttttttgttttgtatctgTTTGTAAACATCTCCATGATCATCGTGATATTCTATGGAATCAActag